One Aethina tumida isolate Nest 87 chromosome 5, icAetTumi1.1, whole genome shotgun sequence genomic window carries:
- the LOC109599566 gene encoding somatostatin receptor type 2-like isoform X1, with translation MNNTTDLMDNPGSTFEGYRSIIQIILFCVVCFVGLVGNTLVIYVVIRFSKMQTVTNMYIVNLAIADECFLIGLPFLIATMIRGSWIFGHIACKAYMISTSINQFTSSIFLCVMSADRYIAVCHPISSPRWRTPFISKVVSLLAWTTSILLIIPIINHAREVGGAPDHMSCVIMFRDLDDGQANMSNITNSSMLDTDSQGMPIETIYARYIFTFSFCIPLCLILLFYFRVVMKLRNVGPKNKSKEKKRSHRKVTNLVLTVITVYVICWLPYWVMQLANKPVEDASEQKLRIAMHLLTSCLSYSNSAINPILYAFLSDNFKKSFLKACTCAAMDVNAQLHLENSVFPRKNKQNSERARPTRATSICPNEEECDEGPLVNRTVDTTSISLTSRTTTTTSVTGAGLRNAVKNGVISQPTSL, from the exons ATGAACAACACAACAGATTTAATGGACAACCCGGGGTCCACCTTCGAGGGGTACCGCAGTATAATCCAAATAATCCTGTTCTGCGTAGTATGTTTCGTGGGCCTTGTTGGCAACACGCTCGTCATCTACGTCGTCATCAGATTTTCCAAAATGCAAACGGTCACCAACATGTACATAGTCAACCTGGCGATCGCGGACGAATGCTTCCTCATCGGCCTCCCATTCCTAATAGCGACCATGATCAGAGGCAGTTGGATTTTCGGCCACATCGCTTGCAAAGCCTACATGATCAGCACCAGCATTAACCAGTTCACTAGCAGCATTTTCCTCTGCGTCATGTCGGCGGACCGTTACATCGCAGTGTGCCACCCAATTTCGTCTCCGAGGTGGCGCACACCCTTTATATCGAAAGTAGTCTCGTTGCTAGCATGGACGACGAGCATCCTCTTGATAATCCCCATTATAAACCACGCGCGGGAAGTTGGAGGTGCCCCCGATCACATGTCTTGCGTCATCATGTTCAGAGATCTCGACGATGGCCAAGCCAACATGTCCAACATAACAAACAGCTCCATGTTGGACACTGATTCGCAGGGCATGCCTATTGAAACAATCTACGCCAGGTACATCTTCACCTTCAGCTTCTGCATTCCTTTGTGCTTGATTCTGCTGTTCTACTTTAGAGTGGTGATGAAACTAAGGAATGTAGGGCCGAAGAATAAGTccaaagaaaagaaaagatCTCACAGGAAGGTCACAAATTTAGTACTGACCGTTATCACAGTTTATGTGATTTGTTGGCTGCCTTATTGGGTTATGCAATTGGCCAATAAACCAGTTGAAGACGCAAGTgaacaaaa gcTTAGAATCGCTATGCATTTATTGACATCGTGTCTGAGCTACAGCAATTCAGCCATCAATCCGATCTTGTACGCGTTTCTGAGCGATAACTTCAAAAAGAGCTTTTTGAAAGCTTGTACTTGCGCCGCGATGGATGTGAACGCCCAACTTCATTTAGAGAACAGCGTGTTCCCGAGAAAAAACAAACAGAATTCGGAGAGGGCCAGACCAACAAGAGCCACATCAATTTGTCCCAATGAGGAGGAATGTGATGAGGGACCATTAGTTAACAGAACA GTGGATACGACTTCTATAAGCTTAACCAGTAGAACGACCACCACCACTTCCGTCACCGGAGCCGGATTAAGGAATGCGGTTAAAAATGGAGTGATATCGCAACCGACCAGTTTATAA
- the LOC109599566 gene encoding somatostatin receptor type 2-like isoform X2, with protein sequence MNNTTDLMDNPGSTFEGYRSIIQIILFCVVCFVGLVGNTLVIYVVIRFSKMQTVTNMYIVNLAIADECFLIGLPFLIATMIRGSWIFGHIACKAYMISTSINQFTSSIFLCVMSADRYIAVCHPISSPRWRTPFISKVVSLLAWTTSILLIIPIINHAREVGGAPDHMSCVIMFRDLDDGQANMSNITNSSMLDTDSQGMPIETIYARYIFTFSFCIPLCLILLFYFRVVMKLRNVGPKNKSKEKKRSHRKVTNLVLTVITVYVICWLPYWVMQLANKPVEDASEQKLRIAMHLLTSCLSYSNSAINPILYAFLSDNFKKSFLKACTCAAMDVNAQLHLENSVFPRKNKQNSERARPTRATSICPNEEECDEGPLVNRTVDTTSISLTSITTTTTSVTGAGLRNAVKNGVISQPTSL encoded by the exons ATGAACAACACAACAGATTTAATGGACAACCCGGGGTCCACCTTCGAGGGGTACCGCAGTATAATCCAAATAATCCTGTTCTGCGTAGTATGTTTCGTGGGCCTTGTTGGCAACACGCTCGTCATCTACGTCGTCATCAGATTTTCCAAAATGCAAACGGTCACCAACATGTACATAGTCAACCTGGCGATCGCGGACGAATGCTTCCTCATCGGCCTCCCATTCCTAATAGCGACCATGATCAGAGGCAGTTGGATTTTCGGCCACATCGCTTGCAAAGCCTACATGATCAGCACCAGCATTAACCAGTTCACTAGCAGCATTTTCCTCTGCGTCATGTCGGCGGACCGTTACATCGCAGTGTGCCACCCAATTTCGTCTCCGAGGTGGCGCACACCCTTTATATCGAAAGTAGTCTCGTTGCTAGCATGGACGACGAGCATCCTCTTGATAATCCCCATTATAAACCACGCGCGGGAAGTTGGAGGTGCCCCCGATCACATGTCTTGCGTCATCATGTTCAGAGATCTCGACGATGGCCAAGCCAACATGTCCAACATAACAAACAGCTCCATGTTGGACACTGATTCGCAGGGCATGCCTATTGAAACAATCTACGCCAGGTACATCTTCACCTTCAGCTTCTGCATTCCTTTGTGCTTGATTCTGCTGTTCTACTTTAGAGTGGTGATGAAACTAAGGAATGTAGGGCCGAAGAATAAGTccaaagaaaagaaaagatCTCACAGGAAGGTCACAAATTTAGTACTGACCGTTATCACAGTTTATGTGATTTGTTGGCTGCCTTATTGGGTTATGCAATTGGCCAATAAACCAGTTGAAGACGCAAGTgaacaaaa gcTTAGAATCGCTATGCATTTATTGACATCGTGTCTGAGCTACAGCAATTCAGCCATCAATCCGATCTTGTACGCGTTTCTGAGCGATAACTTCAAAAAGAGCTTTTTGAAAGCTTGTACTTGCGCCGCGATGGATGTGAACGCCCAACTTCATTTAGAGAACAGCGTGTTCCCGAGAAAAAACAAACAGAATTCGGAGAGGGCCAGACCAACAAGAGCCACATCAATTTGTCCCAATGAGGAGGAATGTGATGAGGGACCATTAGTTAACAGAACA